One Arachis hypogaea cultivar Tifrunner chromosome 2, arahy.Tifrunner.gnm2.J5K5, whole genome shotgun sequence genomic window, TATATAAGAATACTTGTAAAGGATGAATGTGTTCGAAAATATTTGTTATGATATTGTTAATTTTGAATGGCtagatttatgtatatatataataataataataataataataataataataataatttttttataaaattcatatCAAATAAATTCGTACGAGTCTACGAGTTAATTCATGAGTCGAATCTATGTCAGCTCCACAAGTTAATACTTCTGCTGTTTTAGAGTTTTTGGTGATTTGAACCCTAATTTTAATACTGCTGCTGTTACTATTTGCAATGATGACTCAAGCTGGTGATGCTTTCTTTGTGTTACCGTTAGATGATTATGATTATCTGATTGAGTAGAACATTTTGACTTGTTGATTTGTTCTTCTAGGTGATTCTTTGTGCTTATCTAGGGGAATGGTTTTAAGCTTTGTCTCTAATCTCTGGTGTTTTGTTGTATTTTCCCCTCTGTTTCAGTGTTATAAATTGTAAACCTCCCTTTTTCCATCCTTTATTTCAATTTCTTAGTTTTCAGTATTTAAGTTCTATGTTTAATGTTTTTTGGTGTTATGACTTGATGATATGTTTATTTGTTGAATTTGCTACTAAATTTGTTGAATTAATTGCATGCCTTATGAATAGAAAATCACTTATATTgattagattttataatttattacatGTGCAGTTTTTTTGCATTTCTTGTGCATGTACACCTAATTTTTAGGTCATCCACCATTTGCCGCATCGTCATACGACATAATGACAATAATGTTATGGCGGATTTTTGGCTCACCGCTATGAGCAGCCATCCACAATCAAAACCTTTGAGATtaccttattattattcttttaataatttttttttctatttttgtatagAAGTTCGATGGGTCCTAAACAATGCCAAGTTTGCAACGAAGCACAATCCAAGTACAAGTGCCCTTCATGTTATGTGCCTTAGTAAGTAAAACTGTAAAACCCACAAGtttttatcctttttattttattttatttttaaaacaattttaggaAAAATAATTGCTTCTATTTGATGTTAGTTTTTTGGCTTGATTATTGTAGTTGTTCTCTGGCATGTTTCAAGAATCACAAAGGTATGATGCCGAATGTTTGTTATTAACTTGTAAATCCTCACCTTATTTGTTTGCCTATTACTTGTTTGATGCAATGCATGTAAAGGGATCTATCGAGATAGAAAACTCTTTCCTGTGTTTTTTTGTTGGAGACAAGATTGGAGTTTTACTCTAAAgggatgtgtgtgtgtgtgtgtatgtgtataTTCTATCTTCTTGTGCTATATGATTACACACAGAATCTTAGCATGATTTATATATAAACAATCTTTGCTTGGTATTtagaaaagtaaaattaaaatgaagaaaaagaagaaaaaagaaaaaggaaaggaaaatcaACATATGAAGATGTTTAATATTTGGGTTGTCCAGGGGTTATTGAATTGATCAGACTTAATTCAATGCTGCAGAATTTCCATGTGAGAAGCCGTCTGCTCAAGAGGACAAAACAAGTATGTTTTATTTGCTTGCTTGTGCTACTGCTTTGATGGTGTGTTCTATGTTATGATGGATTTTCCTTGTTGGATGTTCCTGTGGGatattagaatttaaagtttcatTTGATAGGCGTACGTATTTGTTTCAGTATTAAAGATGATGACACTTGTTCCCAATCTCgttattttcttgttgatttttgtaTATGAAGAGCATACTTACACTATGAAGGTGTTGAATTGTTGAACAAACTACTTGAATTTATGCTAGGCAGCATTACCTTGCATTGCAGGTGGCTGATTCCACAATGAACTTTCTTTCTTATGCAGAAGCAGTATGCAAAACTTTAAAAACTCTACTTTTTGAATGAAACCTATGTGCTATTTATGTACTTTGTAGATATCTGCAGGTTTGCACATCTTGTAGTTttgtgaaaaaatattatttttgaataaaagtaCCTTGTAATAAGCTTTTGGAGGAAAGCTGTTGTCTCTTGTTGAGCTAAGCCTTTGTTCTTTTTTGGCAACTTGATTCTATGTAATGATTCATTGCTTTTAAGCACTTTGGTGGTCAAACATTTGTTTATGTATTGTTCATTAGCTGCTGTTTCAGAATCACTTGTAGAAAAgccattaattgttgatgaaccTATTGTGGTACTGCAAAAACACCAACTGGATGCTATAGGTATGAAGAATTCTTTGTTGTCAATGATTTGAGACACCGTttcaaagaaaaacaaaggagGTTAGAAGTGTCTTTGTGGTAGAGTGTATAAGTTTTTCTACATTTAAGACGTAGATGAGAAAACCCTACATCCGGGATCAAAATTTCAGTGTTAAAGCCACAAATAATTAGTGATTTCTTTGTTCAAAGTTATTGTATTTCTGGTGCAGTGTCTTCCAATGAGATCCGTGATGCTTTGAACAATAAAGCCCTTCAAGAACTAGTTTGCAGCATTAATTGTTCCCCAAATCCTGAGAACGTAAGATAGACGTCACTTCCTTTTTACTTGTTCCCGATCTATTAGTCTATGTTCGCTACTCCCTCCATTTCACAATGTTAGTCATTTTCACTTTCAAAAGTTAATTTTTGAATGTAGTCATCCAAAtacattatttttaatgtatCTAAGAAGTGAAAGTGACTAAAGTTGTTGAACATAAGAGTGTATTGAGCTGCTTGCCTAGCAATCATAGCTCATGGATTACAGTTTTTATAATCATTACTACTTATTAGCTTCTAGTTGTAATAGTCACCGAGGAAAACTTGCACAGAAATTTCCTTGAAAACTTGTGTTGCTTTGGTCAGGAACTTGATAAAGCTATGGCTGAGGAGGCATTTCACTTGTTCACAGATAAGGTAATGCTATTTGCTGATTAGCATGTGCAGTCTCCTCAACTGCATTGTTAATCCTTAACAGTATTGAGTCATATTGGATAAACCTTTAGCCTTACTCTTCCTTGTTCTTCATTGGTTGACAGATTTTATCAACTATCAATCCCTAACTGCATGTACTAGTTGCTGAAAGAAGAGTGTGTAGCAGAAAGTTAAATGTGAGAAGAGTTGACGAGAAACTAAATTTTACGGTGTTTGGTTAGTTATTTTCTGTAGTGTTATTTGTACTTAATTTTGGAACTTATTTTAAAGCACACACGAAGGTGTctcaactaaatttaaaaatgagTCCCAGTTTTTCTCCCAAACCCAAACAGTGATTCACAGATATCTCAATATCTGATGGTGTCTCTTAAAATGAGATCTAAAGTTGAGTACATGTAATATTTTTCATTTGTATAGTTCTGTGCCCAACATGATGATTCAACTTTTTCATATGCAGCAAATTTTGTATCTTAATTGAGCCAATGTATGGGTgaaaaaatattactttgaatGCAGTTGACATTTGAGGTATAATTCCCAAATCTTCATATCTTGTTGCCTTCTTGtatctttattatattttgttaagttttaacTGCTCAATATATCAGGAGATTTCATGTGTTGATAATGACACGGAACCAACTTGGATGTCCAATTATTGAATTTTGTCAAGATAAAGAGCAGTGGTGTGATTGAGCAATAATGCCAAAATTAATCTAATTTAAGTGAGCTTTTATTATAAATCTTTAGTTACTGTAAGTTATCAACTTTCGAATGATTGGACAATAAACACTACTTACAAACCAAATTGGGTTGGTCTACTGATTAACTccctagtccgcttaagcaagtgttgggGGTTCGAATCCTGTCTTGTGCATGTAGCAACTCATTAGCCAGCGGCAAACCTTTAAATGGAATTCAGTACCGCGGCGAATTAGTCTTTGACATGTCGAGTTGGGGATACAgtggaaaaccaaaaataaaCACTACTTGCACAAGATCT contains:
- the LOC112741867 gene encoding uncharacterized protein isoform X1, which encodes MGPKQCQVCNEAQSKYKCPSCYVPYCSLACFKNHKEFPCEKPSAQEDKTTAVSESLVEKPLIVDEPIVVLQKHQLDAIVSSNEIRDALNNKALQELVCSINCSPNPENELDKAMAEEAFHLFTDKILSTINP
- the LOC112741867 gene encoding uncharacterized protein isoform X2 is translated as MGPKQCQVCNEAQSKYKCPSCYVPYCSLACFKNHKEFPCEKPSAQEDKTKSLVEKPLIVDEPIVVLQKHQLDAIVSSNEIRDALNNKALQELVCSINCSPNPENELDKAMAEEAFHLFTDKILSTINP
- the LOC112741867 gene encoding uncharacterized protein isoform X4 codes for the protein MCLIFWLDYCSCSLACFKNHKEFPCEKPSAQEDKTKSLVEKPLIVDEPIVVLQKHQLDAIVSSNEIRDALNNKALQELVCSINCSPNPENELDKAMAEEAFHLFTDKILSTINP
- the LOC112741867 gene encoding uncharacterized protein isoform X3, producing the protein MCLIFWLDYCSCSLACFKNHKEFPCEKPSAQEDKTTAVSESLVEKPLIVDEPIVVLQKHQLDAIVSSNEIRDALNNKALQELVCSINCSPNPENELDKAMAEEAFHLFTDKILSTINP